One Deltaproteobacteria bacterium genomic region harbors:
- a CDS encoding M24 family metallopeptidase: MGLSAAETAELAARRARIMEEMHGGVMLLAAAPERVRTADILYPYRQDSDFAYVTGFPEADAVCLLAPDAPERYVLFVRPHDPERAIWVGARIGVEGAVQQYGADAAFSLEELDQVLPRFLEKAPHVYHNVAREDALAARLLAAIRRAQAGRPRSGTGPTAIRDPAEILHELRLRKEAGELARLRQAIAIACEAHREAMRTARPGMSEFEVEALIDFTFRRRGATGPAYASIVAGGPNATVLHYTQNDRPLAAPELLLIDAGAEYAGYCADVTRTWPIERRYDGAQRELYDAVLAAQLAAIAAVRPGATLEELHHKAVRVLVEALLSLRLLGGSIDEALEKETYRRFYMHRTSHWLGRDVHDVGVYANDGKPRPLEPRMVFTVEPGLYIPADAEDVPEAFRGIGIRIEDDVLVTETGAEVLSAAAPKQVAEVEALRAAAFA; this comes from the coding sequence ATGGGGCTGAGTGCGGCGGAAACGGCGGAGCTCGCGGCCCGACGGGCACGCATCATGGAGGAAATGCACGGCGGCGTGATGCTGCTGGCCGCCGCGCCCGAGCGCGTCCGGACGGCGGACATCCTCTACCCCTACCGGCAGGACAGCGACTTCGCCTACGTCACCGGCTTCCCGGAGGCCGACGCGGTCTGCCTGCTCGCGCCGGACGCCCCCGAGCGCTACGTCCTCTTCGTCCGCCCGCACGACCCCGAGCGCGCGATCTGGGTCGGCGCGCGCATCGGCGTCGAGGGAGCCGTGCAGCAGTACGGTGCCGACGCAGCCTTCTCGCTCGAGGAGCTCGACCAGGTGCTGCCGCGCTTCCTCGAGAAGGCGCCGCACGTCTATCACAACGTCGCCCGGGAAGATGCGCTCGCCGCCCGTCTCCTCGCGGCCATCCGCCGCGCCCAGGCGGGACGGCCGCGCTCGGGCACGGGTCCGACGGCGATCCGCGATCCCGCCGAGATCCTGCACGAGCTCCGGCTCCGCAAGGAGGCCGGCGAGCTCGCGCGCCTGCGCCAGGCGATCGCGATCGCCTGCGAGGCGCACCGCGAGGCGATGCGCACCGCCCGTCCGGGGATGAGCGAGTTCGAGGTCGAGGCGCTGATCGACTTCACCTTCCGGCGCCGCGGGGCGACCGGGCCCGCCTACGCGTCGATCGTGGCCGGCGGGCCGAACGCCACGGTCCTCCACTACACGCAGAACGATCGGCCGCTCGCCGCCCCCGAGCTGCTGCTGATCGACGCCGGCGCCGAGTACGCCGGGTACTGCGCCGACGTGACGCGCACGTGGCCCATCGAGCGCCGGTACGACGGCGCGCAGCGGGAGCTCTACGACGCCGTGCTCGCGGCGCAGCTGGCCGCCATCGCCGCCGTCCGCCCCGGCGCGACGCTCGAGGAGCTGCATCACAAGGCGGTGCGCGTGCTCGTCGAGGCGCTCCTCTCGCTCCGCCTGCTCGGCGGCTCGATCGACGAGGCGCTCGAGAAGGAGACCTACCGCCGCTTCTACATGCACCGCACGAGCCACTGGCTCGGCCGCGACGTGCACGACGTCGGCGTCTATGCGAACGACGGCAAGCCACGGCCGCTCGAGCCGCGGATGGTGTTCACGGTCGAGCCGGGCCTCTACATCCCCGCCGACGCCGAGGACGTGCCCGAGGCGTTCCGCGGCATCGGCATCCGCATCGAGGACGACGTCCTCGTCACCGAGACGGGCGCCGAGGTCCTCTCCGCGGCCGCGCCGAAGCAGGTGGCCGAGGTCGAGGCGCTGCGCGCCGCCGCCTTCGCCTGA